The Salvelinus namaycush isolate Seneca chromosome 5, SaNama_1.0, whole genome shotgun sequence genome segment TGATACTTTTCCACAGCAAGATATTGATTGAGTGAGCTGATTGACACCAAATGTTTGATTTCAGTTTGTTGCATGGAATGCTTGTGAGTGATTTTGAGTTTGTGATTATGAGTCTGAGTGAACAGCAGAATAATTTTCTTCAACCTGCATAATGTTGTTagagctacagatgtaggatcttcatttgatcactcttttgttgctgaggtTTTTTCCTGCAACGCTggaatgcagatgagctttgtgatttatgtaaatgtactgaaaacccgcactaacacacggttatattaacaatattgcacttttcatgtagcctacttttggccagcttcaagcaacattatggactaaatgttcaaatcctgttgctgtaGCGTtcttaagatcctacatctgtagacgCCTATACTGTCTTATACAGGTGTACTTTTTGATGTGGTGTCAAGTAACTGAAATGCTGTGTATACATAGAACGACATGTTTCATTATACTTAATTTGAGTTGTTAATTTATAAGAGTAACTGCGTATTTGGTATTGTGACCCATTTGGGAGATTCATACTGATATATTGTAATAAAGAGATAGATTTAAACCAATGAAGTGTTTAGATAATTTTATTCTCAGTCATTCATTATATTACAAAAGTCTAATAGGTGGTTAAGGTGCCGGTAGTGAAAAATAAGTCATAGATATACAAAATCAGTCACATTTCAAATAAAAGATCAATCACATTTGTTTTGGTGAAAATATGAAAGAAACTGCTACAATTGTCTGCACTGAATTAATATGTACAAATACCACATAATCTCCCAACTGATCGTAGACATGTCAAATGATTTCAAACGTCATATTGCAGAGTCTCCTCTATTTGGAGATCTCATCTTCTTtcactctgttcctctctctgtcctctctctcgtTAGCAATGGTGTGAACAATGGTCTCCAGGGCAGGGTACAGCAGGATCAGCTTGCGCTGTAGAGGAGATTAAATAAGTATTACATAAACCttttcaaaacgtattttccatGTCAACGTGGATTTAAGGAAAACACACACATCTGTAGTTGAACGTACCCTCCGATAGTTCCTGTACATCTGCACCAAGACCAACAGCAGCACCAAGAGGAAGAAACCCAGGCCGGCTACCACGGCAACATTACTGGAAGAACCTGTCTCATTATCTCCCATCAGACCACCTGATCAACCAAGACAGAACAAGGATACATTTTAGTTTACAtctgagtaatttagcagacgctcttatccagagcaacttacaggagcaattagagttGAGTGCCTTTCTCaaaggcacatcgacagatttttcaccaatcggcttggggattcgaacgagcgacctttcggttattggcacaatgctcttaactgctaggctaccttccgcccctGTGTCTAATTATGACAAACGTTTTACATCTTGCTGATATTTGTTGCATTTGAAATGTGTCTACATCTACCTAGATCCATGCAAATAGACAGTGAATCAAAGTAGGCAGATAGGACTTACTCATCAGATGTAGGTGGTATGTCACGCTCCCCAGAGCTCCTTCTTTCCCGTGGAATCGACAAGCCCATTCGCCAGAGttactgtctgtcactctgttgaTCCCCAGGACACTCCCTTTCTGGACGGAGCTCTCTGATTGGGTGCCATTGAGGTCATAGGTCACTCGGACCCACTCGTATTCAGTGACCTCGCTGGCGTCGCTGAGGTGACAGGTCAGTGAGACTGGGGCCTTCTGGGTAGATGGTGAGTTGCTGAGCACTGagtagagagaacacacaggaTCATCATTAGCATTGTGATTGCTAATTCTAAAGCACCATTTTCACATCTCATCTCAAACATTTTACTTAAATGCTTGCCATTTTGCAGAAAGGGACAACTCACATTAGGCATTCAAATGAGGAGACGCTACAATATCATACCATCATCCATTTTCTATGCCTGGCTCACCTTGGGCAGTCACCAGCTGCATCTCCCTGGTTACCCGGTGCCCCTCCACTGTCCCTGAGCACCTGTACCTGCCCCCGTCCCCCTGCCCCACTTGCCCCACACCCACAGACCTGtcccagggagggagggatagcaGGGAGGACAGGTTGAAGGAGGGTGGGAGTGGGAGAGCAGAGCCAGAGGTGTCCAGTCTCTCCCAGACTGTGTCTGATGGGGTGAGTCCAGTGGAGAACACACAGGGGAGGGTGACAGCAGACCCCACCTCAGCATACACCTTGGCACTGGCACTGGAGGGGTTAACGATACCTGAGCGAGAGAAGAGACGGGGGAAGGTGATGGAtaggagagaagggagaaagaCATAGAAAACTTAATATTAACCGTCTTCAATATATCAGCTGCATTTGAATGTTTTATTCCTTCCAAACATGACATCACTGTGTCTGAGCCCTCACCTCTCACTGTCAGGGCCGTGGTGGCCTTCCCTGGTTTCCTCCCTTTATGCACTACACAGCTCCAGTTACCCATCATGCCTGCAGATGCCTTGCTCTCCAAAACACTCGCCTGGTTCTTTGAAAGGACATAATCTGCACTGTCAGGGTAAACTCGCTTCTCGTTGAGCATCCAGCTCACTGTCGCCTCCTGTGGCCACGGAGAGACATTGCAAGTGATTGTCATTTTGTTGCCCTCCACTGGAGCAGGTGGGGAGATGGATACTGTGAAAGAAAGACATGGGTAAGTAAGAGCAATGAGATGTTATTCATATTCACAGGTTTATGATATGTGTGACTGTATGATAAACAGCAGATAAATATAGTTATAAATTGTTATTAGAGCATGTAAATATCACTTTAAAATGACTGCAAATATCACTTTAAAATGACTGTAAATATCACTTTAAAATGATGCAAATATCACTTTAAAATGATGCAAATATCACTTTAAAATGACTGTAAATATCACTGAAAGTTAATTTAATTTTCCACACAGTATTTCATATAAGTTACTGTTATTTTAGctccttacctttgatgacccTGAGGAGGATCCTCTTAGAGATGTTTTTCTCGCCATCCTGCACCATGCAGGTGTACTTTCCGCTGTCCTCCTCCCTCACCTCCTTTATGTACAGGCTGTAGTCACCAGCTCCAACCTCTGAATGGGGGCATCGAACACGCTGGGCAGCTCCTATTCCCCAGTGCTCCAGTCcactctttccctttctccatacCGTcctgagagaaagaggaagagatgcTAAGTTTGAAACATGACACTTGTATTGTACAGACATACAGATCAATAGCAATATATTGCTATGCTCTCCTATAGAACACTTTCAACACAGAACAATGTATTAAGAGATCAAGAGATCAAGAGAAAGAAAGACCAGAATAGAGATAGATGAAAAGGGAATCTTTGAGGATATTGGAGTCACagaggtagacagagacagagaggatgagagagatgaAAAGGGAATCTTTGAGGATATTGGAGTCACagaggtagacagagacagagaggattaGAGAGATGAATAGGGAGAAGGAGAGCATGAAAGACATGGACCGAGAGAAAGGCAGTCATACCCCTCAAGGTCCTTGCTCCAGAGGACGATGGCTgcagaggtggagggagagcgaCACACGCAGGGTAACACTGCCTGGGACCCTGCCTCTGCGAACATCTCAGTATACTCAGACAGACACTGACACCGACCCCCTGAACaaatacacatactgtatgaatacacacacatactgaatcCTCCATCCGTAAGTACACATCAAAGCATGTCATAACATTTCTTTAAATCAGTTTAAATTGCAACacattttcatttaaaaaaacaatgaCTACAGATCATCTGTAAGGTCTCACctgtcactaacagggatgttccCAAGAGGAGGAACTGCCACATGGtctcttcttttctctttttTCCTTTCTTCTGAAGTTTTGATCAACAGATTGTTGTTGCAAACCTAGCTTAGTATTTTCTCTCTGCGTCCCTCTTTGATCTCTTGCTGTTGTGTGTTTCTGTCAATTGGGGCTGGGTATATAAAGGCCTGTAGGTGTGAGTTGTGGGAAGAGGGAGGTGCCTAAGCAGGTAGTCCCTCTCCTGGTCATGTGACATGAGCAACGAGGCGGTCTTTGTTGCGGTTTGTGTCAGTCTCGCTGACGCAACATGGAAACTGTCAGACAGCCACACAAACAGGGAATCCTACATGCTCCCTTCCACGgattctctttctccctccccctctctctctccctctctctttcccccctccctctcgctctctctctcgctctctctctccctcccctctctctctttctccaccccccctctctctctccccctccccctcctctctctctctctctctttttctctctctctcccccttcacccctcctttatctctctttccctccccctctctccccccccctctctccccccccctctctctccccccctctctctgctcaagTTCTGCAAAGTTGAATTTGATCTGTTACTCTACCTTTAATTACCTTACCTTGGTATACCTTGGTATAAAAAACACTGTATTACAAAACATACATCATATCATCAGAAACATGCAGTACTGTAATACACAGTATTCATATATTTATGTATTTCTACTCAGTGGAACTTACAGGAAGCACAGGGTTGCCGAAAGTGTGCACAATCTAACCACTGTATCCTTCCACATTGATCATCATGCAGTTCTCACTGCTGTAAGTTACCAGCTCACCAGCATACATGGGAGGACAGGGCCGGTTCCAGTAATGCAAGTCATTGAATGGTGGTTGGCTTTGTTTTGGTGGAGaatacatgatgatgatgatagcgACTTCCATCTCCCTTtacgtctctctctttctcgctctctgcctcAGTCATACACGGCTATTCTGAAGCTTAGGGACAATATTTGAGTTTATAGCATCAGGTTCCCATCATACCACCTATACTGCTCTATAGTTTCAGACAGACGGACGGGCGGACGGGCGGGCGGACGGAtagatgaagtcggaagtttacatacacttaggttggagtcattaaaacttgtttttcaaccacttcacaaatttcttgttaacaaactatagttttggcaagtctgttaggacatctactttgtgcatgacacaagtaatttttccaacaattgttaacagacaggttgtttcacttttaattcactgtatcacaattccagtgagtcagaagtttacatacaccaagttgactgtgcttttgaacagcttagaaaattccagaaaatgatgtcatggctttagaagcttctgagaggctaattgacataatttgagtcaattagaggtgtacctgtggatgtatttcaaagcctaccttcaaactcagtgcctctttgcttgatatcatgggaaaatcaaaagaaatcagccaagaactcagaaaaataaattgtagacctcctgtcacgatcgtcttcttgagagagagtggaccaaggcgcagcgggtgatgaatacataacgatttatttcaaacagacgaaacactgacaaaacactagaacaaactacaaaacaataaacgaaggcaacagacctgaaacaaacgaacttacatatagacgaaggacgcaagaacaggaacagactacctaaaacgaacgaacaaaacgaaacagtcccatgtggattacacagacacaggaacaatcaaacagtgagaacaacctaccttaatatgactctcaatcagaggaaacgccaaacacctgcctctaattgagagccataccaggcaacccattaacccaacatagaaaacacataacatagactacccacccaaactcacgccctgaccaattaaacacataccaaacaacagaaaacaggtcaggaacgtgacagaacccccccctcaaggtgcgaactccgggcgcacccctaaaactcaaggggagggtctgggtgggcatctgtccgcggtggcggctccggcggtggacgaggacaccactccaccactgtctttgtccacctccttagcgtcccttgagtggcgaccctcgcccccgaccatggtccaggaaccttcaccaacgcccctctacaatggaggagacaactcaggacagagaggtagttcaggacaaagaggtagctaaggacagagaggtagctcaggacagagaggtagcttaggacagagggacaactctggactagtggcagctccggactgagtggcagctcatgactggaaggcagctcatgactggagggcagctcatgactggagggcagctcatgactggagggcagctcatgactggagggccgctcatgactggagggcagctcatgactggagggcagctcatgactggagggcagctcatgactggagggcagctcatgactggagggcagctcatgactgtagggcagctcatgactggagggcagctcatgactggagggcagctcatgactggagggcagctctggcagctcctgactggctggcggctctggcagctcctgactggctggcgtctctggcagctcctgactggctggcgtctctggcagctcctgactggctggcgtctctggcagctcctgactggctggcgtctctggcagctcctgactggctggcgtctctggcagctcctgactgacggacggctctagcggctcctgactgacggacggctctaatggctcgggacagacgggcggctctaatggctcgtggcagacggatgactcagatggcgctgggcagacagatggctcagatggcgctaggcagacggatggctcagacggcgctgggcagacgagcagtgcaggcggcgttgagcagacgagcagcgcaggcagttcagacggcgctgggcaggcaggcagctcagacggcgctggacagacgagcagtgcaggcggcgttgggcagacagccgactctgacctgctgaggcgcacagtaggcctggtgcgtggtgccggaactggtggtaccggactggagacacgcacctcaaggctagtgcggggagcaggaacagggcacactggactctcgatgcgcactataggcctggtgcgtggtaccggaactggaggtaccgggctgagggcacgcacctcagggcgagtgcggggagaaggaacagtgcgtacagggctctggagacgcacaggaggcttgatgcgtggtgccgaaactggaggtactgagcttgagacacgcaccacagggagagtgcgtgtaggaggaacagggctctggagacgcactggaagcctggtgcgtggtgtaggcactggtagtactgagctggggcgggaaggtggcgccggatataccggaccgtgcaagcgtactggctcctttgagcactgagcctgcccaaccttacctggttgcatgctccccgtagcccgtccagtgcggggaggtggaataacccgcactgggctgtgtttgcgaaccggggacaccatgcgtaaggctggtgccatgtacaccggcccgaggagacgtactggaggccagatatgttgagccggcttcatggcacttggctcaatgctcactctagcccggctagtacggggaggtggaataacccgcaccgggctatgaacacgtacaggagacaccatgcgctctactgcgtaacacggtgtctgcccgtactctcgctctccacggtaagcccgggaagttggcgcaggtctcctacctgacttcgccacactaccctttagcccccccccccccccaatacatttttgggttgtacttgcgggcttccagccttgcttccgtgctgcctcctcatattgtcgcctctccgctt includes the following:
- the LOC120048594 gene encoding lymphocyte activation gene 3 protein-like, giving the protein MWQFLLLGTSLLVTGGRCQCLSEYTEMFAEAGSQAVLPCVCRSPSTSAAIVLWSKDLEGTVWRKGKSGLEHWGIGAAQRVRCPHSEVGAGDYSLYIKEVREEDSGKYTCMVQDGEKNISKRILLRVIKVSISPPAPVEGNKMTITCNVSPWPQEATVSWMLNEKRVYPDSADYVLSKNQASVLESKASAGMMGNWSCVVHKGRKPGKATTALTVRGIVNPSSASAKVYAEVGSAVTLPCVFSTGLTPSDTVWERLDTSGSALPLPPSFNLSSLLSLPPWDRSVGVGQVGQGDGGRYRCSGTVEGHRVTREMQLVTAQVLSNSPSTQKAPVSLTCHLSDASEVTEYEWVRVTYDLNGTQSESSVQKGSVLGINRVTDSNSGEWACRFHGKEGALGSVTYHLHLMSGLMGDNETGSSSNVAVVAGLGFFLLVLLLVLVQMYRNYRRRKLILLYPALETIVHTIANEREDRERNRVKEDEISK